The DNA sequence CAGGGTCATGCCCATGCGTGCAACCTGAAGGAGTCCGGTGTAGACGTAACCGTGGGTCTGCGTCCGGGGTCCTCCTCGATTGCCAAGGCCGAAGCCTATGGTCTGAAGACCAGCGACGTACCGTCTGCCGTCGCTGCTGCTGACGTGGTCATGGTGCTGACTCCGGATGAGTTCCAGGCCCAGCTGTACAAGGCTGAGATCGAGCCGAACCTGAAGCAGGGTGCAACACTGGCCTTCGCTCACGGCTTCGCGATCCACTACAACCAGATCGTACCGCGTAAGGATCTGGATGTGATCATGGTGGCGCCGAAGGCTCCGGGCCACACCGTGCGCACCGAGTTTGCCAACGGTGGCGGCATCCCTGATCTGATCGCGATTTTCCAGGATGCGTCTGGCAATGCCAAGAACGTGTCTTTGTCCTACGCCAGCGGCATTGGCGGCGGTCGTACCGGTATCATCGAAACCACCTTCAAGGATGAGACCGAAACCGACCTGTTTGGTGAGCAGGCGGTCCTGTGTGGTGGCGCGGTTGAGCTGGTGAAAGCCGGCTTCGAAACGCTGACCGAAGCCGGGTATGCGCCGGAAATGGCGTACTTTGAGTGTTTGCACGAGCTGAAGTTGATCGTTGACCTGATGTACGAGGGCGGCATCGCCAACATGAACTATTCCATCTCCAACAACGCGGAGTATGGTGAGTACGTGACCGGCCCGGAAGTGATCAACGAGCAGTCCCGTGAAGCCATGCGCAACGCGCTGAAGCGGATTCAGAGCGGTGAGTACGCCAAGATGTTTATCTCCGAAGGTGCACTCAACTACCCGTCCATGACCGCGCGTCGTCGCCAGAACGCGGCTCACGAGATCGAAACCGTGGGTGAAAAACTGCGCGGCATGATGCCGTGGATTTCCGCGAACAAGATCGTGGACAAGGATAAGAACTGATCGGATTTCCGACTGGTTCTTAAAAACGCGGCCCGGGTGGCCGCGTTTTTCGTATATACTCCGCCCAAATGCTTTCCGGAGTAATGGGAATGACTGACGAAAAAAAATCTGCCGATCAAGAAGCTCAGAGGGATCCATCGGAAGCGGTCCAAAAACAGACTTCCGAGTACGAAATCGAAGCCGGTGAGGTTGTTGAAGAGGAACTGGTCGAGGGTGCGCCGGTGCGCCGAAAGGGTATCTATCTGCTGCCCAATGCCCTGACCACGGCATCCCTGTTCTCGGGATTCTACGCCATTGTGTCTGCCGCCAACGGCGTGTTTGATAACGCGGCGGTCGCTATTTTCGTGTCCATGATTCTGGACGGGCTCGATGGCCGTGTAGCTCGGATGACCAACACGCAGAGCAAGTTCGGCGAAGAGTACGATTCCCTCGCCGATATGGTCGCGTTTGGTGTGGCCCCGGGGCTGGTGGCTTTTTTCTGGTCGCTGAATGGCCTTGGCAAGGTTGGCTGGGCCATTACCTTTATTTACGTAGCGGGCGCGGCGTTGCGGCTGGCGCGTTTTAATGTCCAGATCGGTTCGGTCGACAAGAAGTACTTTGTTGGCTTGCCCAGTCCCGCTGCCGCCGCCTGTGTCGCGGGCCTGGTGTGGTGCTTCCATATGTTCGAGCCGGCTTCATGGCTGACGCTACTGACCATTGTCGTGGTCGGTGGTACAGGGGTGATGATGGTCAGCAACGTCCTCTATCGCAGCTTCAAAGATCTCGACATGCGCGGGCGCGTGCCCTTTGCAGCGATCCTGCTGGTGGTGCTGATTTTTGTAGTGATCGCTCTCGACCCGGCAACCGTACTGTTCACTGCATTCCTGA is a window from the Marinobacter arenosus genome containing:
- the pssA gene encoding CDP-diacylglycerol--serine O-phosphatidyltransferase; translated protein: MTDEKKSADQEAQRDPSEAVQKQTSEYEIEAGEVVEEELVEGAPVRRKGIYLLPNALTTASLFSGFYAIVSAANGVFDNAAVAIFVSMILDGLDGRVARMTNTQSKFGEEYDSLADMVAFGVAPGLVAFFWSLNGLGKVGWAITFIYVAGAALRLARFNVQIGSVDKKYFVGLPSPAAAACVAGLVWCFHMFEPASWLTLLTIVVVGGTGVMMVSNVLYRSFKDLDMRGRVPFAAILLVVLIFVVIALDPATVLFTAFLIYALSGPVRALFRKKPRRNADASA
- the ilvC gene encoding ketol-acid reductoisomerase, which gives rise to MQVYYDKDCDLSIIQSKKVAIIGFGSQGHAHACNLKESGVDVTVGLRPGSSSIAKAEAYGLKTSDVPSAVAAADVVMVLTPDEFQAQLYKAEIEPNLKQGATLAFAHGFAIHYNQIVPRKDLDVIMVAPKAPGHTVRTEFANGGGIPDLIAIFQDASGNAKNVSLSYASGIGGGRTGIIETTFKDETETDLFGEQAVLCGGAVELVKAGFETLTEAGYAPEMAYFECLHELKLIVDLMYEGGIANMNYSISNNAEYGEYVTGPEVINEQSREAMRNALKRIQSGEYAKMFISEGALNYPSMTARRRQNAAHEIETVGEKLRGMMPWISANKIVDKDKN